A stretch of Aspergillus nidulans FGSC A4 chromosome VI DNA encodes these proteins:
- a CDS encoding Zn(II)2Cys6 transcription factor (transcript_id=CADANIAT00009467), producing the protein MRGCLTCRQRHLKCDKTGTECLRCQRSGRQCIPAPAKPEEVAFRHGQNPSMRSEGPPRYGESDLSFPEDQVWIDVPTQLCFEDETEQTASDYHVVSAEASPTVPRGMRKARLSTSTSTIPSIPSPTQAFLPPGGARRISNPRTLSLDSLMPPDTPRDNPKLADFNEAFLLRHFQRTLGPWLDSCDHERQFSMDVVERAPSYPLLLYACLATAARHLSRTTNLVPPNTADEYHEKCIAILLPGLANWESGIGLDILLASTVILRFFEQISSSQNPLRLELSAFDERLQMMWTQQESQTDRDWAHRAVWLLAGAINYCYGVHDPQGSAAERTFLKHRINAWEARKPDGFRPLHFSLADPRIGRPYPVIWFTKSLYVSKRRAAYLHGKGSDKGVRASQFDDVAKYLGILFGIALSSDGDPSARVMACHALCACSSWVREPLARRCLLDLLRKTEAENGWPWAFMSERLTQEWRIAAS; encoded by the exons ATGAGGGGTTG TCTGACGTGCCGCCAACGCCATCTCAAAT GTGATAAGACCGGAACTGAATGCCTTCGCTGCCAGAGATCGGGACGGCAGTGCATCCCTGCGCCAGCGAAGCCAGAGGAGGTTGCCTTCCGACATGGCCAGAATCCGTCTATGCGGTCCGAAGGCCCGCCTCGCTATGGTGAAAGTGACTTGTCTTTTCCGGAAGACCAAGTTTGGATAGATGTGCCGACTCAAT TATGCTTTGAGGACGAGACGGAACAGACAGCCTCTGACTATCACGTTGTCTCCGCGGAAGCGTCACCAACTGTCCCTAGAGGAATGCGCAAGGCTCGACTCAGCACTTCAACCTCGACCATACCCTCAATACCGTCTCCTACTCAGGCGTTTCTTCCTCCAGGTGGTGCACGCAGGATCTCTAACCCACGAACCTTATCGCTGGACTCCCTTATGCCACCGGATACTCCACGCGATAATCCAAAACTGGCAGATTTTAATGAAGCGTTTCTTCTACGACACTTTCAGAGGACTCTTGGTCCCTGG CTGGATTCCTGCGACCACGAAAGACAGTTCTCAATGGACGTTGTAGAACGGGCGCCTTCCTACCCGCTTTTATTGTACGCTTGTTTGGCCACCGCAGCTCGCCACCTCTCTCGAACGACAAACCTCGTCCCTCCGAATACCGCAGACGAATATCACGAGAAATGCATCGCTATCCTACTTCCCGGTCTTGCGAATTGGGAGTCGGGCATAGGCCTCGACATTCTGCTGGCGTCCACCGTAATACTCCGCTTCTTTGAGCAAATTTCTT CTTCCCAGAACCCATTGCGCCTCGAGCTGAGCGCATTTGACGAGAGGCTACAAATGATGTGGACTCAACAAGAATCCCAGACCGATCGCGATTGGGCTCACCGTGCGGTATGGCTGTTGGCGGGTGCCATTAACTACTGCTATGGCGTGCACGACCCTCAGGGAAGTGCAGCGGAAAGGACTTTCTTGAAGCATAGAATCAATGCCTGGGAAGCGCGGAAACCTGACGGGTTCCGGCCGTTGCATTTCTCTCTCGCCGACCCAAGAATAGGGAGGCCCTACCCTGTTATCTGGTTCACCAAATCACTATATG TTAGCAAGCGCCGCGCAGCATATCTGCATGGCAAAGGTTCTGATAAAGGAGTACGAGCTTCGCAATTT GATGATGTGGCTAAATACCTAGGGATCCTCTTTGGCATTGCCCTCTCCAGCGACGGTGACCCGTCTGCCCGTGTTATGGCGTGCCACGCATTATGCGCAT GTAGCTCCTGGGTCCGTGAACCCCTAGCACGGAGATGTCTTCTTGATTTGCTTCGAAAAACAGAGGCAGAAAACGGATGGCCGTGGGCATTTatgtcagaaaggttgacCCAGGAGTGGCGCATCGCTGCAAGCTGA
- a CDS encoding cystathionine gamma-synthase (transcript_id=CADANIAT00009464) — MLPEGQDVGASTRSLHADDVLNVVTDVAPPIHVATTFRYSDDPAKLMPAADLNGRLTAQTLEEQSSYIYSRLTAPTTTRFEAILSSLLNGQTISYSSGLSAFHAALTLLNPRRISIGKGYHGCHGVIDIFNRLNGLQKLDLDCPAEQLEAGDVIHLETPVNPEGTSFNIEQYAKKAHSRGAYLIVDGTFAPPPLQDPFKFGADLVLHSGSKYFGGHSDVLCGVLATQNKDWAQQLLRDRVFLGGVMGNLEGWLGVRSLRTLEVRVQRLSQNATNLVLWLHNALQTPSPAPGSDEEATQKVLEQVFHSSLQKDDESWLLKQMPNGFGPVFSITMREEDYARHLPSKLALFQHATSLGGVESLIEWRTMSDKTVDRRLLRVSIGLENWEDLKRDLVNAFRALV; from the exons ATGCTGCCAGAAGGCCAGGACGTTGGCGCCTCGACGCGCTCACTGCATGCAGACGATGTGCTAAATGTCGTCACTGATGTTGCGCCTCCTATTCATGTTGCGACCACCTTCCGCTATTCCGATGACCCGGCCAAGTTGATGCCGGCGGCAGATCTCAATGGG AGGTTAACCGCGCAGACCCTCGAGGAGCAATCGTCATATATCTACTCGCGTCTCACTGCGCCAACTACTACCCGATTCGAAGCCATTCTTTCGTCTCTCCTCAACGGCCAAACCATCAGTTACTCATCGGGGCTGTCGGCATTCCATGCGGCTCTCACCCTTCTAAACCCTCGTAGGATCTCGATCGGCAAAGGATATCATGGATGCCACGGTGTGATTGACATTTTCAACCGTCTGAATGGACTTCAGAAGCTGGATTTGGATTGCCCAGCCgaacagctggaggctggggatGTCATACACTTGGAAACTCCAGTCAATCCTGAGGGGACCTCTTTCAATATTGAGCAATATGCCAAGAAAGCACACTCTCGAGGAGCTTATCTGATAGTTGACGGAACTTTTGCCCCGCCGCCTCTGCAAGACCCGTTCAAATTTGGTGCTGACCTGGTGCTGCACTCTGGATCCAAATACTTTGGAGGGCACAGCGATGTCTTGTGCGGAGTTCTGGCCACGCAGAACAAGGACTGGGCGCAGCAATTGCTCAGAGACCGCGTTTTCCTTGGTGGTGTCATGGGCAATCTGGAGGGCTGGCTCGGCGTCCGGAGTTTGCGGACTCTGGAGGTTCGTGTGCAACGGCTGAGCCAGAACGCAACGAATTTGGTCTTGTGGCTTCACAACGCGCTGCAGACTCCAAGCCCCGCACCCGGCAGCGATGAAGAGGCGACGCAGAAAGTGCTGGAGCAGGTTTTCCACTCCAGCCTTCAAAAGGACGACGAGTCCTGGCTCCTGAAGCAGATGCCGAACGGGTTCGGGCCTGTCTTCTCGATCACCATGAGAGAAGAAGACTATGCGCGCCACTTGCCAAGCAAGCTTGCCCTGTTCCAGCACGCGACCAGTCTGGGTGGCGTAGAGTCGTTGATTGAATGGCGGACAATGTCGGACAAGACGGTGGACCGACGGTTGCTGCGAGTTAGCATTGGGTTGGAGAACTGGGAGGATTTGAAGCGGGATCTGGTGAATGCTTTTAGAGCACTGGTTTAG
- a CDS encoding uncharacterized protein (transcript_id=CADANIAT00009466): MPAHGALGATFLIARIIQTCSLIAIIGLTANFIAEIVRYDAKPPGIFIGTITVTSISAIYTIITSILYIDDILPFLASGILDSLLLIAVIVVAVIIGKPLSYLECGEIGDILSGGNSDDGSSAYTFATHLSSYLGHLSGSVDYDSWVGASKGVCVEAKSIWGLSIAMCVLRLSMEAKKGCFGRW, translated from the exons ATGCCCGCGCATGGTGCCCTCGGTGCAACATTTCTCATCGCCCGAATCATCCAGACCTGTTCgctcatcgccatcatcggcctAACCGCAAACTTCATCGCCGAAATCGTGCGCTACGATGCGAAACCGCCGGGAATCTTCATCGGAACAATCACCGTT ACATCCATCTCAGCTATTTACACAATAATCACGTCTATCCTCTACATCGATGATATCCTCCCTTTCCTCGCGTCCGGAATCCTGGATTCACTTCTGCTGATTGCAGTCATCGTCGTCGCAGTGATCATCGGCAAGCCGCTCTCGTACCTCGAGTGCGGTGAGATTGGTGACATCCTGTCCGGCGGCAACAGTGACGACGGATCCTCAGCATACACCTTCGCCACGCATCTAAGCTCATACCTGGGCCATCTTAGCGGCTCAGTGGATTACGATAGCTGGGTTGGGGCGAGTAAGGGGGTTTGTGTTGAGGCGAAGAGTATCTGGGGGTTGAGCATTGCTATGTG TGTGCTGCGCTTGTCTatggaggcaaagaagggcTGCTTTGGTCGGTGGTAA
- a CDS encoding protein cnxG (transcript_id=CADANIAT00009465) — MSTFQIHYFASASTYTGRNTESLPAPLPLSSLFDTLEAKYPGIKEKVLSSCSISLGDEYVDLVSDGEKSGNEGLLIQGGDEVAIIPPVSSG; from the coding sequence ATGTCCACATTCCAAATCCACTACTTCGCCAGCGCGTCCACTTATACCGGCAGAAACACTGAGTCTCTCCCTGCCCCGCTGCCACTCTCCTCGCTCTTCGATACGCTCGAGGCAAAGTACCCGGGCATCAAGGAGAAAGTGCTCTCAAGCTGCAGCATTAGTCTGGGTGATGAGTatgttgatcttgtttcCGATGGGGAGAAAAGTGGGAACGAGGGGCTCCTGATCCAGGGCGGCGATGAGGTTGCCATTATTCCGCCGGTCAGTTCGGGATGA